TGTTTTCAAAACTATGATCATCAAAATGAACCTGAAAACGCCAGGGCGTGAAGATGCCACTGAAGAGGAAGCTAGCTTAAGCGTAGGTGGTTCGCACAGTGATACAGCTGATTTAGTACTAACCATGTTAGGTGGTACCGACAATTTAGTGCTAGTTGATAACTGCGCAACGCGTCTTCGCTTAGAAGTGAAAGACAGTGACCAAGTAAATGTAAATGAACTTAAAAAACATGTACCTGGCGTTATTATTCCAAGTAAAACGGCGGTACAAGTGGTGATTGGTCCACACGTAGAATTTGTTGCCAACGAGCTGAAGCTATTGGCGGCCAAATAAAAGAACAAAGAAAAGAGCAAACAAAAAGCAGTCGTCCTTAACTGCTATTGTGGTGATAGTGTTTGGCCCTCATTAGAGGGCCTTTTTTTTACTACTTTATATTGATTTTGATATTGGTTACTGAGTTATAGCAGCGGGTTCGGCATAGGCTTTGGTTCCCCATAGCGGTACTGTAGACAAGCTATGTTTGTAACTGCCCGATGTTTCTTTGGTTGAGTAAGATAAATACATTAGGGTTTGTGATTCTTCATCAAAAATTCGGCGTATTTTGAGTGATTTAAACAAAATGCTTTTCGACTTTTTAAACACCACTTCGCCAGATTTGCTTTTATCAATGTTAGCTAACATCGCTGGAGTGATTTCGCCAGTTTGGCGACAGGATATAGACATATCGCTGGGGTCTGCAAAGTCTAGATCGGCTTCTACATTAGCGATGTGACAGGTCACTCCGTCGATTAACGGATCTTTCAATACGCTGATTTTAATGTCTTTGGTGGTAAGTAAGCCTAAAGATACATCGGCGACTTCATTGCTATCGCAAGCAACTATAAAGCTACTGGCAAGCAGAATACTAAGGATCTTGTTCATAGAATCACTTCATAAATTTTTACGGGGTTACAGTATCTTCATACGCTACTAAGCTTGAGCGTATTTAGCAAATACCATTAAGGTCTGCTCTAGTTATTGATTAAATCTGTTTTAGCAGTCTTTGCATGTGGTTTCTTTACGTTGGTATTCAACAAGTCGTCCCTGTGAATCGATGGTGAACTGGCAACAAGACTGAAATAGCTTAAGCACTTCTAGGCGCGCTTTTTGTACTCGAGATTTTAAGGTTGAGTAATTCATTCCGTGCTGTTTTGCATAGTCTTTTTGAGATACGCCTTCTAGCTCAATACTCATCAGCATATAAGCCTCTTCGTCGGGTAGGGCGTGAATAAAAGGGGACATACACTGACTAAGCTGTTGGTGAATATTGCTTTCGTCTTGGCTATACCAAAGCTGGTCTTGCCGCAGTGCTTTGCTTTTTCCTTGCTGGCGATAAAAATCGATAATACTGTTGTTGGCGATTTGAAACAGCCAAGGTTTCACCTTAGCAGCATCTTTTAATTGGCTGATGTTCTGATAGGTTTTAAGCAGTATCTCTTGTAGCACATCATCTACGTCGGCAGCATCACTCAAGTTAGCGTGCAAAAAGGCTTTTAAACTATCACTGTATTGTTGCCATACTGATTCTAAGTTCATCGATTTTACTTAATGCTGGTAGAGGTTACAGACTTGCTATTGGCCTAGTATAAAAGCCAATAGCAAGCGTGAAGTTATAGCAAAGCACTTAGCAGCAAGAACTTACAACGCAGCTTGACGCAGGAGCGTTGCTGTTGCCCGCCAAGTAAGTATTGGTGAGATAAAAATCGCCAAATTTTTCTTCAAAGTCATCGGCAACTGTTTTGCTCACTAAGTCTGTAGCCAGTAAGTTGTTTTTCCAAGCTTGCATTTTCGGTAGGCCACACAAAAAGTCAAAGCCAGTTTTTTGTTTAACAATATGCGCTCGGTGCAACAAAGGCAACCAGGCAATGTCCACCTTACCTAGGTGATTGGTGCCAAAAAATAGGCTGGTGCCAGACAGCTTTTGTTCCGCTTTAGCGAAGGCTTTTATCAAGTTTTCACTTCGTTGTTCAAAATCTTCTTTGGTTTTGCTACCCATGGTGCTGCATTGGCTTAAATAGTGTTTACTAGCCAAGTAACTCCACGCTCGGTCTAAGGCACGTTGCTCGTTACTAAGCTTATCGTTTAGAGCGCCATATTCATCTTCAATGTATTCAATAATGGCATCTGATTCAAACAGCGCAGTGTTGTTTTCTGTCACTAAAACGGGAACCTGCCCATTAGGTGAAATATCCAAAAACCACTGAGGTTTGCCTTTTAAACTGATGTACTCAATTTGGTAGGTAATACCTTTGGCCTCAAGCGCTGCGGTTACACGTTGTACAAATGGGCATATTTTAAAGCTAACAATTTTAATCATTTTAATCTCGCTATCATGGTTATTTATCTATAAGACGAGCAACTAGATAAAAAGACGAAACTAATTTGCAGAAAACAGCTTTTTTTTGCGCTAGTTTTATCGCTCTACTTTAGCCAGGGCAATGCCCATCATTACAAACAGCGAGCCAAATACACGATTTTGCAAGGCTACAAACTTCGCCTTTCCTAACCATGGTTTTACCGCTGAAGCCAAGGTGGCATAACTAAACATAACGGCGCAATCAATCATTACCACTGTTATCCCTAAAAGCAAGTACTGGCCGGTCATATCTTGGGTTGGATTAACAAACTGCGGTAAAAATGCAGCAAGAAAAATAATTGATTTTGGGTTCATTAAGTTAACGATAAACCCTTGTTTGATAAGTTGTGAGCTGGATTTAACGGCTACATCTTTTCCAGTTAGTGCTACTGATTTCTCAAAGAATTTACTAATGCCTAAATAAAGGAGGTAGGCTGCGCCTAGATACTTTACTGCGGTGAACGCTATCGCCGAAGACGCTAACAATGCGCCTAAACCAATAGACACAATAATTAGATGAGTGACAAGAGCTAGTTGTAAGCCAGCTATGTTTTTACATGCCTGTTTAAAACCACCACTTAATGAATGGCTAATAGTGGCTACTGTGCCAGCTCCCGGTGAAATACTAAATACAATACAAGCGGCTACAAAGGTGAGCCATACACTGAGCAACATGGGGAAATCCTTGTAAAGAAGCCCTTAAACATTGCTGCAATATCGCAGAATAGCCTAAGGGCGTCTAGAGCTTGCCGTAAAATGTTTAGCTTTGGCGTTTAGAAGACAATATTGGCAAATATACCGCCAAGAAAATCAAACTCGTGATTATCCAAAGTCCAGCACTTAAATTCCAAGCTAACAAAGCATCAGCAAGGGGTAAAAAAGTGCGTATTAAAGTAGCCGCTACTAAGAGGATAAACGCAATGCTAATAATCGGCTTGATGATCAATGTTCTGCCGGTATGGCCAAGCGATACACGGCTCATCATGGCAAAAATCATCAAACCAATGGCTCCAATGGTAATAATATGCAGTGCATTGCTAAAGCTTAGTGAAGCAATGTAATAACTTGCGCCGAGCGCTATTAAACCTAGAGCCATAAGCAA
The Agarivorans aestuarii DNA segment above includes these coding regions:
- a CDS encoding CreA family protein, producing MNKILSILLASSFIVACDSNEVADVSLGLLTTKDIKISVLKDPLIDGVTCHIANVEADLDFADPSDMSISCRQTGEITPAMLANIDKSKSGEVVFKKSKSILFKSLKIRRIFDEESQTLMYLSYSTKETSGSYKHSLSTVPLWGTKAYAEPAAITQ
- the sigZ gene encoding RNA polymerase sigma factor SigZ, yielding MNLESVWQQYSDSLKAFLHANLSDAADVDDVLQEILLKTYQNISQLKDAAKVKPWLFQIANNSIIDFYRQQGKSKALRQDQLWYSQDESNIHQQLSQCMSPFIHALPDEEAYMLMSIELEGVSQKDYAKQHGMNYSTLKSRVQKARLEVLKLFQSCCQFTIDSQGRLVEYQRKETTCKDC
- a CDS encoding glutathione S-transferase family protein, whose amino-acid sequence is MIKIVSFKICPFVQRVTAALEAKGITYQIEYISLKGKPQWFLDISPNGQVPVLVTENNTALFESDAIIEYIEDEYGALNDKLSNEQRALDRAWSYLASKHYLSQCSTMGSKTKEDFEQRSENLIKAFAKAEQKLSGTSLFFGTNHLGKVDIAWLPLLHRAHIVKQKTGFDFLCGLPKMQAWKNNLLATDLVSKTVADDFEEKFGDFYLTNTYLAGNSNAPASSCVVSSCC
- the rhtB gene encoding homoserine/homoserine lactone efflux protein, encoding MLLSVWLTFVAACIVFSISPGAGTVATISHSLSGGFKQACKNIAGLQLALVTHLIIVSIGLGALLASSAIAFTAVKYLGAAYLLYLGISKFFEKSVALTGKDVAVKSSSQLIKQGFIVNLMNPKSIIFLAAFLPQFVNPTQDMTGQYLLLGITVVMIDCAVMFSYATLASAVKPWLGKAKFVALQNRVFGSLFVMMGIALAKVER